One Ignavibacteria bacterium genomic window, GGTCATCGTGCTGAGTTCATCCGTTATCTGCTGTGCACCATAGAGATTGAGTTCGAAGCGTGCTTGTGTGTTGCCGTACGCATTCACGTAGAGGGAGGGGGCTGTGCGTGGATCGTGCATACAGATGTTGATCTGACCAGTCATGGACTCATATCCATTGGTGACGGTAGAAGCCCCTTTGGAAATACTGATCGACTCCATGAAGGGTCCGGGCACGTGATCGAGTCCGTACGGCATCTCAAGTGAGCGAACTAACGGCACAGCCTCGATCAAGAACTGTGTATAGAGACCGCGCAGTCCAAGCAGTTGGATCTGCTTTGCGCCACTGACAGCATCGGCAAAGGACACTTCCACGGACGGGTTCTTCTCAAACGACTCAGCAAGAGAACAACACGCAGCTTTCACCAGATCCTTCTTAGTGATCATCTCCGTCTTTTGCGGGGCTCGAGTGATTGTAGGCTGGTCTGCTTCTACGGTCACTACATTCTCCGTCCGTAGCTGCAGTACGATCTCTATCGTGTCAGTTGGTGCCACGACGTACTGCGTCTCATATCCGGCATAGCGGATCTCCAGCGTATCTGTTTGGGCCGACCGTTTGATCATGAAGTGCCCATCGGCCGAGGTCAGCGTTCCTTCACGTGTTCCCTTCCACAGGACCGTGGCGCTGCGTAACGGGTCTCTTTCAGTTCGTAGACCTTCGGCTGTCACACGTCCATGAAGGACGGACTGCGCTGCAAGACCGATCGGCAGACAAGAAAGGGCAAGCCAAGCAGCGGCTCGCAGAAGGTTCAATGACATTGTTACCTCATTCCGTTCAACACAGAAAGACCGCCTGGCACCTTGCCGGGGGTCTGGGAGTGGGACGGTAGAGGTCTAGATCCTAAAAAGGCAAAGTTTCGACCGGTCAGGGGGCTCTGCCGGTGTCCTGTCCACTTGTTCCTGGAGCGGGCGCGTTAGGCCCGTCTGAACGAGGTCACCCACGAGTTCAAAGGCCATTCCTTCACACTCAGAGGGGGAAGGTGCGCCGATGTGCGAGACCTGACCTTCATTTTTTACGGAGGTAACTGAAACTTCATCCGTGCAGCAGGATTCTTCCTCACAACAATCTTCCGGCGGGCAACTTTCTGCCACCGCTTCTCCCCCACAGTAGTGGATCATCACAGGCAGTCCTGTGGTGGCTGCAAAAAACAGCACCAGGGAAACAACGGCGATGAGGGGGCGAAGCTGGAACATTGTCTTGCAAAACTACGTATCTGAGGCTTGTGGACGATATTTTCTTGGTGGGATTGTCCAGTTTCAGTACGTTACAACCGAAAACGTCCAAGTACAGGAGGGGTCCATGCCTGACGTCATTAAGCACTACAGCACCGAAGAGGTTACCGTTGTGTGGCAACCTGAAAAGTGCATCCATTCTGCACACTGCTTCAGGAACCTGCCAAGTGTCTTCAATCCACGCGTAAAACCGTGGGTACAACCTGAAAATGCCGAATCGGCCGAGCTTGTTTCGGTGGTGCGAGGTTGCCCAAGCGGTGCACTCTCGATCGCCAAAGGAGCCGGAGCTGCAGAGGAGTAACTTTCCGGCGCGGCATTCGTCTTTTTCTCTTGTGCGGTGGATAATCCACCGTCCGCATTCGTATCTTTGCTCTATGCGACGACTAGCCCTCATCATAGGAATTCTTGCAGTGACATCCGTTGCTGGTGTTGCCGTGCAGGTAACGCTGCAGTATTTCCAGGCAAAGTCCAATGGAACGTCCGTTTCTCTCGAGTGGAAGTCGAACAACGAGCCTGATCTCGTTCAGTATGAGATCGAACGCGCCGGCGAAGACAATGCCTTTCGTTATATCGCAACTGTCCAAGCCAAGGGCAACAATCAATCCTATACCTATCGTGACGATGAAGCTTTTGGCAAGCGCGATGGGAATGACGGCTCTGTAGCTCGCAACTATTTTACCTATCGCCTCAAGATGATCGGTGCCGACCAGAACACGAGTTATTCGAACACCGTGGGCGTAACGCATAATGTGAGCGGTATCAAACGCACGTGGGGCATGATCAAGGAAATGTTCCGCTGACGTTGTTGGCGGTACTCCATCGCAATTCAGTCTCGCGAGCAGGTTTATTCCTGTTCGCGTTTTGTTTTTTCTCCCTTCCTCTTGCTGCACAGCGATCCTTTCAGTCGCACTGCGGTTTTGCTGTACAGACCACTCCCGAACTCGTGCGCAAGGTTCAGGCAGGCATTCAGGCCGGCCAACGACCTGTGCTCCCCTTCTTTGTTGATGCCACTTCCGGTCGTTTCCGCGTCCACTATGCAACAAGCGGACCCGATGCTGTTGATGTTTCGGACCTCGATGGAAACTCCGTACCAGACTATGTGGATGAGTGCATCCGCACGTTGGAACACGTCTATCGGGCTGAGATCGATACACTAGGGTACTTGCCACCTCCCTCGGATGGAGTAGACGGTGGAAATGGGGCGATCGACGTATACGTTCGAGACCTCAGTCAAGCTGGTCCGTCGGGGAGCAGTTTGTATGGTGTAACAACACTCGATAAGATCATCAGCTCTTCGCCGATCGACCGATACACCACCTGGATGGACGTTGACAACAACTTTGCCGAAGCGGACCGCGACGCTTCGGGTAGGCCGGCTTATGCAACGTTCGGGATCGATGCATTACACGTTACATGCGCGCACGAATTCCATCATGTGATCCAGAATGGGAGGTACGGTTTAGCAACCTCTCAGCTCATGTTCTATGAGCTGTCCTCAACGTGGATGGAGTTACGCATTTGGCCGGAGGTTCGCGACTGGGCGATCTACACCAATGAACTCTTTGCGGAACCTGAGCAGTGGCCATTCTCAGACCCAGCGGCGATCAACGGATACGTTTGGGGATGGTATGGCAATGTGATGCAGAACGTGTCGGCGAACACAATGCGCACCGCTTGGGAAAAGATCGGCTTGGGCATTCGACCTGCACAAGCAGTTGTTGATGCCTACTCACAACATGGCGCTGCCTTCACGGATGTGTTTTGTTCACAGCTTCCGATCTTCTATCAAACCGGATCGAGAGGACAAGAGAATACCGTGATTCCCGGTGCCGAGGATATCGATGAGATCAGACTCTATTCAGACGAACGCGCTATCGCACCGAGCGTTGTTTCATCCGGGGCACTGCGGGCATTTGAGGTGCGGGCGTTGCGTTTTTCTATACCATCCAACTCAGGTGCTGAGCCAATAAGCGTTGCCGTTCTTTTATCGTGGCCGAATGAAACAGCCTACGTCAATGGGAATGCTTTTACCGCTCTTTCATACACCGTTACCCTAACCAACAGTCCATTACCGAGCGATGCTATCGTTCCCGGCACCTCGTGGGGTGTGCGTGTCTCTCCGGAATCGATCTGCGTTACACTTGATGGTGCACAGACCCGAAAACCCGCCTCCCCCTATCCGCAACCAATTTCGATCTCAGCAACACGTTTGCTGTATGTACCAATAGCAGACGGGATCCCCGGTGAAAACGTCACCCTCTCCCTAATGACCGTCTCAACCATCGGCCTTTCAACCTCGAGCTCCACCGTAGTGCTCGACGGCGACCGAATCGTTGCACTCTTCGAACTTCCTGCCGATCTTACGCCCGGCACCTATCTCGTCCGCGTGGAGTCCAAGGACGGGTCCACCCTACTCAAGATCTCCGTACGCCGATGACAAGCTTCTCTCTCACCGGAGTTCGAAAGTCCTACAACGGAAGAACTGTCCTCAGAGATATCGCTGTGTCCGGCACTTCGGGCGATGTGGTAGGTATACTTGGAGCCAACGGCAGCGGAAAATCCACACTAATGCGGATCATTGCCGGAGTCCTGCGTGCTGACGCTGGGGACATCTCTCTTACGGTGAATGGAACAGTGATCGAGTCCGAGCAACGACCGTTCTCCTGCGGATATGTAGCCCCCTACCTTCAGATCTACGACGAGTTCACTCCACGCGAACTGCTGCATGTACATGCCGAACTGCACGGGAAGAGATCATCCGAAGAGCATATCGATGCTGTCCTCCGCCGTGTCGGTCTGGACCGGTACACCAATGAGATCGTGCGAACATTCTCGAGCGGTATGAGACAACGTGTGTCTATTGCATTGGCTGTGAGTCTCATACCTCCCGTATTGATGCTCGATGAACCTTCAACTACGCTGGATACAAATGGCAGAGCGATCTTGATACAGGAGATCGTTGCACACCAGCAACGTGGCGGGATCGTCTTTCTAGCAACCAACGACGAACGAGAAAGAGAACTATGCACACACTCCATCACCGTCTCGCCCTCTGTATTGCAACAATCTGCCTAGCGGTTGTTCTGCCTGCGTGCGGTGATACGGCACAGGGTAAGGCCGACGAAACGAAGCGCAGCTCCGACACCTTGGCCATTAGCACGTGGAAACTTCCAAAGGAACTCAGTTTCTGCGGTGAACGGGTGCCGTTAGAGATTCCGGAGGTGCGTGAACGTGCAGAGCGAGAGTTCTACATCAATCTGCAAACACCCGGTCAGATCATCCTCTATATCAAGCGGTCCGGACGATACTTCCCAACGTTCGAAAAGCTGCTCAAAGAAGCCGGCGAGCCAGATGATCTGAAATACCTCAGTGTGGCAGAGAGCGCTCTGTTCATGGCTCGATCTCCCAAGGATGCTGTGGGGCTATGGCAGTTTATTCCGGGCACAGGCCGCGCCTACGGCTTAACGATCAACGATGAGGTAGATGAACGTCGCAACGTTGCCAAGAGCACGAAGGCCGCTATTGCCTATCTACGCGCAGGACGTGATGCAAATGGATCGTGGTCCAATGCTGCTGCCGGCTACAACATGGGACACGAGAACCTTAGTGGCAATGTCAAGTTCCAGCAGAAGGAAGATTACTACGATCTCTTCCTCAATGAAGAAACCTCGCGTTACATCCTCCGCATTGCCATGATCAAGCATTTGATGGAGCATGCACACGAATACGGCATCATCGTACCCAAATCAGAGCGCTATGACGAGCCCCCTACCCGCATCATACGGGAAAACGGAGCAGTTTCGAACTTGACGCAATGGGCCATTGCAAACGGCACAACGTATAAGGATGTGAAGCTCCTTAACCCTTGGATATTGGGTAGAGGCATTCCCGCACCAATGAACGGCAAGGCGTGGGAAATCCACATTCCGCGCTAGCGCGCGGTGCCATAGGCAGGGAGCTCAAGGATCGGTAGGTCTGGATGTGATGTTTTTACTTTCACCATGCCGGTAAACCCACCAACCTTCTTCGGCGTCAGTTTGGCTACGAGTTCTAGCTTCTCTTTCGACTTCAGGATCACAGCATCTCTGTAATTACATGTGATCCCATTGTCGGTGAACCAGTCGTAGAGTTTGATATCCTCGTCTGAGTTGTTCTCGACAAGGACGATCGACTCTGATTCCGTACCAACTTGAAGGTTCACGAAGTTGATAAACGGCATTGGATGTACTACAAGAACACGGTACATGAATGCCGTGAGCCAGATGGTTGTTTTCTTTTCTGTCGTGTCTGAAGAGGTGGCGTCAATCCACGACACTTCGATATTCTTCCGCACAGAACCAACCAGGGATGGGAAGACACTGAGTTGAACCTGCATCGTGGAAATCTCCCCAGGTGCAAGTTCGAGCTTGTCTGGATCCGTTTTTGTACATCCACATCCTGGATGGACATCTGTGATCTTCAGACGCTCGGTGCCAACATTCTTCATCTTGATCTCTGCGTCAAGATGTCCGCTGGCGGGTGGTTTTACTCTTCCCCAATCAAATGTGTCTCCGCCAACAACTTCTAGCCTTGCCTGTGCATGCGTAATAATAGCACCAACCATGCCTAGGCATAGAGTGACGATGATTATCCTCACAGCAGAGGTACTCCTGGATAGTATTACTGTTTTGGAGAGGCAGGGTTTTGAAACACGGGGCTTTGTGGCTCTTGAACGAAACCATACGCCTTGAGATCAATGTCTACATGGTCAGGATGCGATGACTTGCACTTGATCCCGCCGGTGTAGTTGCCCTTGACGGATGGGATCAGCTTTGCGATGATCTCCATCTTCTGGCCGGGCTTGAGAGTGACGCGAGTTGCTTGGTTGCAAACGATGCCACCTTCAGTGGACCAGTCTGAGAAGACAACATCTTGGTCGGAGTTGTTGGTCACTTCCATTTTCGATGATGACTCTTGTCCGATCTTGAGATCATTGAACGAGAAGTAGATCGAAGGCGTGAACATCAGTGCTCGTTGCACATCGGCCTTAAGCCAGATATAGCCAGAGCGAACAGTTGTGTCTGCACCAACCGGAATAGGTGTGTTATTCGAACGCATAGCTGTAAGGGCTTTGTTTCCTTCCAGATCTGCCCATGAAACCGTGATATTCTTCTGAACCGGGCCGGATTGAGCAGGGCTGATGTTGAGTTTGACCTTCATCGTACTGATCTCGCCCGGTGCGAGTTCGAATTTATCTGGATCTGTCTTTGTGCAACCGCAGCCCGGACGAACGTCCGTGATCTTCATCGAGCGGTCGCCAACATTCTTCATCTTGATCTCGGCCTCAAGGTGACCTTCTTTAGGGGGCTTAACTTTACCCCAATCATAGGTTTCACCACCAATAACTTCGAGTTTTGGTTGGGCAAGTGCGCCAACGGCTGCAAAACCGGCAACGGCAAGGACAACAAAAAGACGCTTGACCATACGAGAGTACTCCTGTCTGAAATTGCTTAGATCTCATCCACTGACGATGAAGCCACAAATATAGTATCGGCAGGCTAGAGCCCCTTCATCAGTCTGATCCGTGCCCCAAAATTGAGCATTCGCCAGTCATCTTGAGAAGTGACGCTGAAGAGCGGCATCCCTATCGATACCGAAGGGCTGAGATAGAAGCCCTTCGTTATGGAAATGTCGTACGCGATCTGGGCATAGGGTTCGATCTGAAACCGGTTTACAAAGTCGAGGAACGTATTTCCTAGCTCCTGCTCCTTGGAACGGGGGTTCTGGGTGAACAGATAGTAGTCTGGGGCCACAACGCGTTCTTTTTGGGTAAGCGACCCACCTGCATAGACGTGCAAGCGAACTCCGCCGCCGGCAGTGAGATGCGTGCCGAACAGTCGGGTCCCGATGCCGCCGTGAATGGTCACATAGGTCATCGCCCCCTCTAGAATGTACTCGGTCTGAAGGAGGTCGCCGTTGGATAATGGGACGGGTATTGACGGGGTGACAAATGAGGCGTTAACGAGGGTGAAGCCAATGCCGGCCTGTGCTGAAACACTGGCGGAAAGCCATTGTTCGCCAACAACACTGACGGTAAGGGGCAGACCGCGGCCTGCCTCATAGTCGCAACATGTGATCCCAACTTCTTGCTCGATGTATTCGAGCGAGCCACGGTGCATCGTATATCCTGAACCTACTTCGAGGCCTACATATTGTTTGGGAATGTGGTATGGCACTCGAGGAGAGGTCTGCCAATCAAATCCCTGTGCTGCAGAGCTCAGAGACATCAAGCACAACATGAGGAAAATGGCTATGGATCTCATCAGCGGCCTACCACAAGTGGAACGCTGAAGAAGACAGTTCCGGATCTGACAATGAGCGTATAGGCGGAAACCGGAAGATGTCCTACTGACATCGGGATCGTATGAACACCCGGGGCATATTCTGCCGGGGCAAGCACATCATACTCCCTTCCAAACGGGTCTACGAGTGCAACAGATACCGTCCTTCGGTCTTTCACGACGAAGGTGACGGTGGTGTGATCCGAGGCAGGATTGGGAAACACTCCTGCCAGCAATCGAACACCTGAGACAACGGTCTTATAGGAGAGTCCGCACAACGAGTCAAGCATGAATTGGCCTGAAACAGCTTCAACCGTAAGGACTGAACTGCAGCCTGCATTCCCAAAGGTCGTAGAACCAGTTGAGAATGAGACGTCTGTTGATGCGCTTTCACCCAAGAAGGTGTCGAAGAGGATGGTTACCAATTCCGGCCGTTCGAGGAAGTTCGCCGGGGCTTGCAAAGCCAATCTTAGTGATCCGCGAGGCTGCTCAGTTGCATCGACGACCTGAGCACCTTCGCTTGCCGTTCCTGTTTGCAGAACGCCACGATATCGAAGCAGATTCGGATTGAAATTCATGGTGAGTACGCAGCGATCCGTTGTTCGAACGCGCTCAGGTGTGGCAAGCACAGCTATTCCGGCCGTGGAGCCGGGACGCGCCGTTGTAATAGGCGGCACACCAACGCGGATACTGTCTGGCCGAACAACAACGGCTGTATACAGCACATCGTACGAGCGGATCAAGCTATTGGTGAAGAGCGTGATCGACCCTCGGAACGTGCCATCTGCCTCGGGTTCGTAGATACAACGAACAGATTGTGATTCTCCGGGAGCTAGTCGAAACGTCTGCGGATTGACTGTTATGCGTGCCGTTGACGGACTGATACGGATGGAGTCCACTCGCAATTCAGCATTCCCCACATTACGAACGGTGAATGTTCGTTCAACTGTTGAGGTGCACGTTTCGAGTAGCACAACTGTGCCAAAGTCGATCTCTCCTGGCGTCACCTGAATTTGCGGACGTTGACCGAACCCTTTGAAATGCCATTGCGTAAGCTGTGCTCCGTCCGGCACGCCATCGATCCCACGCTGAAGCAGATCCGTTCCCACCACGAATCGTATCCGGTGGTCTCCGCCATCGGTCGGCACGAAGGTGACATTGAGCGTATCGAACGCCCCTGTTCGTAACGTAGGGCCGGCATCGGCTAACGGTTTCGTAACAATAAACGCTGCCGTGTCCCGCTGGATGCCCACCTTACTCTCTGACAGAATGCCGATGTTGAGATTGCCATCATTTCGCACAATGATCTTTGCCGAGACACCTTGGCCATCGGTAGGAATGGCTCCAAAGTCCACTGTGTCCCCTCGAACCACGACTGGGAATTCGAGACCTATAGCACCGACGAGTGTGAGACGCTGCTCCACTCCAATGCCGGAGATAACGCCGGTTATGGTATCAGGCTTAGCCGTGATATCCGGACGATAGACCACGAGGAAATGTGCACTGTCCAGCCCCCTATTGTAAGGTCTGTATCGTGTGGTCCATACCACAGAATCTTCCGGACCGAACTGCACGTTCATAAACGTATCAACTTCGATCTCCGGTGGCCCCACGAGTGTTGTTTGCATCTCGAGGATCTGTCTGTCCACATTTACCCTACGCGAGATGGCATTATCCACCGTATAGGGCTGAGTTGGTGCAAGGGGCTGTGGGTTTACGTAGACCGAATCATAGGCGATCCAAGGCGTCGTAGAACCAAGGATACTCGTGGTCTTAAGTGCCCTCAGGCGGAAGGTTTTATCGAGCGATGCACCAAGCGGATCAAGACTATCCACAACTCGCAGCTTCAGCAGCGCCTCAACTACGCGATCCGGGGGGAAGAGTGGGTTGCCGGCGATCGCACGATAGATGACTGAGAACGTGCGCTTCGCTCCAGCTGGGATGTAGTACGGCAGGCGCTCTACGCGCTCGAACTCTTCCTTGCGTGGATCTTCGGGGGGAACACCCGGTACGTTGATGATCAGGTAATATGGGTCTGCCTGCGGATTCGTCTCAAGGATCCCGATGGTCGTAGCGCCGGTGTTCTCAACAACAAATGTTCGGGTTGTTGGAGACCCTTCTAGAGTGACGCCAAAATCCATGATCGTGTCTGCACGGTCGAACGGATTGCAGTACACCTCGGCTGCCGGTTGCGCGTAGGCACAAACCGCAGCAAACGTGACGAGACCAACGAGGAAGAGAGAACGGATCATGGTAAGGACCGTGGCCTTACCACCACGTACCGAAGATCGACAAGAGTTGCGTTGTGAACAGTCCCATCACGATCGTTGCAGCAGTCGTAACTGCGAGCGTGATACCGGCAAGACCCGACGAAGCAGGGGCATGTTCCGTTTGAGATTCCGTGAAATACATCTTCACGATCAGCCCAAGATAGAAGTACGCGCTCACTACAGAGGATACAACAGCAACGATCGTGAGCCAGGTGAATCCTGATTCAATGGCTGACACAAACAGAAGATATTTACCGAAGAAACCTGCGAAAGGTGGAATACCGGCGAGCGAGAGCATGAACACTGCCATTACAAAGGCAAGCGCAGGCTCACGCTTAGCAAGTCCTGCATAATCGCTGAGCTGGAGATTCTCTTCATTTCCACGCTCAAGAATACCGACCACGACAAATGCGCCGAGTTGCATAAAGACGTACGACGTGATGTAGAACGTGATCGCACTATATCCAGCATCGCTGTTTGACACGATACCCATTAAAAGGTATCCGGCATGTGCGATAGAAGAATACGCCAGCATTCTCTTGACGTTCGTTTGCGCCAGGGCCGTGAAGTTTCCAACGAGCATCGTGATCGCTGAGACCACGGCAATCATCTGTTGCAGCTGTGGAGTTAGTGTTGATGAGCTTGGCATCATCACAGCGAATACAGCGATAAAGGCACTGAAGGCAGCTGCCTTCCCTGCCGTGCTCATGAATGCCGTTACAACCGTAGGCGAACCTTCGTAGACATCCGGAGCCCATTGATGGAACGGAAATGCAGCAACCTTGAATGACAAGGCAACTGCAAGTAGAACCCCACCAATGGCCAGAAGTGCCGGAAACGGCGTGGAATTGCTCGCAACGACCCCTGCGATCACATCGTATTGAAGTGACCCAGTAGCCCCATACACCAAGGACATTCCATACACAAGGAATCCTGTGGCAAAGGCCCCAAGGAGGAAATACTTCAGAGCTGCCTCAACACTGCGGATGTTCGTTCGGAGGAATCCCGCCATCACGTAGAAGGAGATCGACATGAGCTCAATGCCAACGAAGAGTACTAAGAGGTTGTTGGCATGTGCCATAAGCATCATACCTGAGACCGCCGAGACAAGAAGCGTGTAATACTCGTCGAGCTCCGAATTCTCACGCTGCAGATATGGCCGTGCAGCGAACATGGCCAGAAGGCCAGCGCCACAGAACAGGACATCAAAGTAGTTGGCGAATCCACCAACAGAGATCATGCCTTCGAACGTCACACCCTTGTGTGAGGATGTTACGAGAGCAAGTGCTGCCGTAAGCACCAATGTTCCCGCATAGTAGCTGAACACAAGGCGCGTGTTATTGCGAATGAAGGCCTGAAGGGCGATACCGACGGCACCCAGCGCAAGCCAGATAACGATCAGCGGCATGGAGCCAAAGAGATCAATGTGCATGATGTCCAAACTTGAAGTGTTCCACCTTGCTGACTACTGCGCGGACGCTTTGCTCGGAAAATTTCATCAGAGTATTCGGCGCCACGCCTATCCAAATGATCAGGACGGCAAGGGGCACCAGCTGCCAATATTCACTTTTCGTGAGGTCACGGAGATGCTTGTTCTCAGGATTGTCATTCGTTCCGAACATCACGCGTTGATACATCCAAAGCAGATAAACCGCAGCGAAGATCACACCAGAGGCGCTGATAACGGCATAGGTCCAACTGCCCAAGAACGGACTGCGGAAGGCACCAAGAAGAGTGAGGTATTCCCCAACAAAACCATTGAGTCCCGGAAGGCCAACAGACGCGAACATGGCTATGGCAAAAAGGACCGCAAACTTTGGCATCACACTGGTGATACCGCCATATTCCGAGATCTCACGTGTATGGCGACGCTCATACAAAACGCCTACACAGAGGAACAACATGCCGGTTGAAAGACCGTGATTCACCATTTGGATCACAGCGCCCTGCACACCTTCGATCGTGAGCGAGAAAATGCCCAAGACAACAAAGCCGAGGTGACTCACGGATGAATACGCAACCAGTTTCTTGATATCCGTCTGTACCATGGCTACCAAGGCACCGTAAATGATACCGACCACGGCCAAGGCACTGATGGCACCCGCATACTCTGCTGAGGCTTGCGGGAAGAGTTCGAGATTGAATCGAATAAGACCGTAGGTACCCATCTTGAGCAACACACCGGCCAGAATCACAGAACCAGCTGTAGGAGCTTGAACGTGCGCATCCGGAAGCCATGTGTGGAGCGGGAACAGCGGGACCTTAATAAAGAACGAAAGGCCGAATGCAAAGAACAACCACGTCTGCACATCCATCGGTATGGTTGGTCCGATCATCCGGAGCTTCATGAGGTCGGCCGTGAAACCGATCCCGGCAGCCTTTGCAGCCAGCCCTAGCCAAATGATGGCAATGAGCATGAGCAGGGAGCCCACAAGCGTATAGAGGAAGAACTTGATCGCAGCATAGATACGATCCTTCCCACCCCAGATACCGATGATGAAGTACATCGGAATCAGAATAAGTTCCCAGAAGACATAGAACAGGAAGGTATCAAGCGCCATAAAGACGCCAGTCATCCCAAACTGCAGAAGCAGCATGAGAACGTAATACTCCTTGACGCTCTTTGTGATCGGACCGTAGGACGTCAGTAACGCTATCGGCATGATCAACGTGGTGAGCAAAACCAAGAGAAGTGAGGTCCCGTCCAAACCGATGCGGAAACCGGCATCGAGTGACGTGATCCACGGCAGATCGATCACGAACTGCATGGAGGCCGACGAGGCATCAAATGCGGGGAGGAGGAGGAGCGACGCTAGGAACGTCCCCACCGAAACCACAAGAGCCGTCACCTTGATCGCCTTGGTCTGTTCGCGATCAATGAACAACAGTGCGATCGAACCTGCAAGAGGTGCGAAAAGTGTAGCGAGCAACGCGACAACGCCCATATGCGAGCTGTTCCGTTCTTCGTGGTTAACGATGCATTTAGAAGCGGCGCAATATAGCAAAATGACCCTCCACAGCCGGGGTGAAAGCCGTCTTCGTATTCCGTACTTTTGTCCGCTATGGCAGAGACCACCACAGAGAAGCCGATTTCATTTCCTGAAAAGCTCCGTACCGAGCTTCTCAGATCGCCCTCTCCTGACGGTCAGGATGCCATTCTCGCGCTTGCACAGGACGAACTCCGGCGAATTCAGGATCCGTCCGAACGAGTCCGCATCCGCCACGTTCTGGCGCAGTACTACTCTCTCCAAGCGGATTTCACACAGGCTCATGCCGTATTGGATGAAGCTTCATTAGATAGTGGCAATGACGCCGGCCTGTTGTCTCATACGGCCTACGTGCGAGCATCTGTATACAATCGCCAGCATTGTTTTGATAAGGCACTGGAAACACTAGCCCCCTATCTCGACGAACAGTACACAGAGGCTGATCTCGATCTTGCAGCACGTGTGCACACGCTGTACGCCAGCATACTGGATTCTATGGGTGACCCTGAGGGAGCTCATGACGAGTATCGTTTGGCCATAGAACTTCGGGAACGCCTTGGCGAGGCGCGCGGGATGGCGATCGTGTATTACAACTTTGCGGAGAGCTGTGTCCGGCGCGATGAAGACGATGTTGCCCTGGAATTTTTTATTCGGGCATATGACATCGAAAAGGGGCTCGGAGATCTAGCTAGTCTCGCACAATCCGCCTGTCATATCTCGATCCTCCTGGCCCGCAAGGGTGAGAGAGATGAAGCCTTGAGGTTTGCTGATGAATCGATCGAGGTGGCAACAAGATCCGCAACACCTATGATCATAGCCCACGTGATGGCCAACAGAGCTTCAACCTTGGAGATCCTTGGCGACAGTGAGGGGCGTGAACGGGCTTTGCTGGATACGTTGGACTATTTGAAAGAGTATCCGATCGATGCAGTGCTTGGACCAGTGCTGGGAAACCTTGGCTCATTGTATTTGAACAGAGGCGAGCATGTACGTGCAGAGGCGTTCCTCCAGCCGGCTCTCGACATGTCTGTACGGGACGGCTATCAATACAATGAGGGCTTCTGGCTCTATTGTCTTGGAAAGCTCCGATTTGAAACTGGGCGCTACGCT contains:
- a CDS encoding NADH-quinone oxidoreductase subunit N — translated: MHIDLFGSMPLIVIWLALGAVGIALQAFIRNNTRLVFSYYAGTLVLTAALALVTSSHKGVTFEGMISVGGFANYFDVLFCGAGLLAMFAARPYLQRENSELDEYYTLLVSAVSGMMLMAHANNLLVLFVGIELMSISFYVMAGFLRTNIRSVEAALKYFLLGAFATGFLVYGMSLVYGATGSLQYDVIAGVVASNSTPFPALLAIGGVLLAVALSFKVAAFPFHQWAPDVYEGSPTVVTAFMSTAGKAAAFSAFIAVFAVMMPSSSTLTPQLQQMIAVVSAITMLVGNFTALAQTNVKRMLAYSSIAHAGYLLMGIVSNSDAGYSAITFYITSYVFMQLGAFVVVGILERGNEENLQLSDYAGLAKREPALAFVMAVFMLSLAGIPPFAGFFGKYLLFVSAIESGFTWLTIVAVVSSVVSAYFYLGLIVKMYFTESQTEHAPASSGLAGITLAVTTAATIVMGLFTTQLLSIFGTWW
- a CDS encoding NADH-quinone oxidoreductase subunit M → MGVVALLATLFAPLAGSIALLFIDREQTKAIKVTALVVSVGTFLASLLLLPAFDASSASMQFVIDLPWITSLDAGFRIGLDGTSLLLVLLTTLIMPIALLTSYGPITKSVKEYYVLMLLLQFGMTGVFMALDTFLFYVFWELILIPMYFIIGIWGGKDRIYAAIKFFLYTLVGSLLMLIAIIWLGLAAKAAGIGFTADLMKLRMIGPTIPMDVQTWLFFAFGLSFFIKVPLFPLHTWLPDAHVQAPTAGSVILAGVLLKMGTYGLIRFNLELFPQASAEYAGAISALAVVGIIYGALVAMVQTDIKKLVAYSSVSHLGFVVLGIFSLTIEGVQGAVIQMVNHGLSTGMLFLCVGVLYERRHTREISEYGGITSVMPKFAVLFAIAMFASVGLPGLNGFVGEYLTLLGAFRSPFLGSWTYAVISASGVIFAAVYLLWMYQRVMFGTNDNPENKHLRDLTKSEYWQLVPLAVLIIWIGVAPNTLMKFSEQSVRAVVSKVEHFKFGHHAH
- a CDS encoding tetratricopeptide repeat protein; protein product: MAETTTEKPISFPEKLRTELLRSPSPDGQDAILALAQDELRRIQDPSERVRIRHVLAQYYSLQADFTQAHAVLDEASLDSGNDAGLLSHTAYVRASVYNRQHCFDKALETLAPYLDEQYTEADLDLAARVHTLYASILDSMGDPEGAHDEYRLAIELRERLGEARGMAIVYYNFAESCVRRDEDDVALEFFIRAYDIEKGLGDLASLAQSACHISILLARKGERDEALRFADESIEVATRSATPMIIAHVMANRASTLEILGDSEGRERALLDTLDYLKEYPIDAVLGPVLGNLGSLYLNRGEHVRAEAFLQPALDMSVRDGYQYNEGFWLYCLGKLRFETGRYAEAIELLERAVSILRSVKAHVYTLEALHVLAQAHSKNNSDRLAFESLAEWTRHYVEEHSAEVEKRLHDIQESRFRERKQKEAEIYRLRNVELSQAMEDLQRVNAELRDLAAEKDEFMAIAAHDLRNPLGDSRGMLQTIISHYDVLDKTDLLSLCHDLLTLTMRMSNTVHAFLEISRTDRRSTGLVIHPLDLTLLAQRAIERHSTRAKAKSITLGLDIISLDLWATGDASVVDAILDNLMTNSLKYVPEGSTINIRVSEDDGGPFICVCDNGPGVDPAKQHLLFTKYATLGAKTTGGEESLGLGLYLAQRMASRMGAHISYKERPENGASFSLHLLR